From a region of the Bradyrhizobium sp. KBS0727 genome:
- the phnN gene encoding phosphonate metabolism protein/1,5-bisphosphokinase (PRPP-forming) PhnN yields MTETLTISTGQSGLIGPGRLVLVVGPSGAGKDTLLGLAKAACADDPHIVFPRRVITRQASTSEDNEEVSPGTFQEALSRGDFAMHWEAHGHCYALSRAIDDDIRAGRTVVANVSRTVIAAMRRAYADVMVVLVTAPPNVLAERIALRARGSDGRLEQRLNRTVEDASAAPDVTIVNVSSAEYHARWFVRIVKGEKWAEQEEIRK; encoded by the coding sequence ATGACGGAGACACTGACCATCTCGACAGGACAGTCCGGCCTGATTGGGCCTGGGCGGCTCGTTCTCGTCGTTGGGCCGAGCGGCGCCGGCAAGGATACGCTGCTGGGTCTGGCAAAGGCGGCCTGCGCAGACGATCCCCATATCGTGTTTCCGCGTCGTGTGATCACGCGGCAGGCTTCGACCTCCGAGGACAATGAGGAGGTGAGCCCCGGTACCTTCCAGGAAGCGTTGAGCCGTGGCGACTTCGCGATGCATTGGGAAGCCCATGGCCATTGCTACGCGTTGTCGCGTGCGATCGATGACGACATCCGTGCCGGGCGTACCGTGGTTGCCAACGTCTCGCGCACCGTGATCGCTGCGATGCGCCGCGCCTATGCCGACGTCATGGTGGTTCTGGTGACGGCGCCGCCGAACGTGCTGGCGGAACGTATCGCGCTGCGGGCTCGCGGCAGCGACGGCAGGCTCGAACAGCGGCTCAATCGCACGGTCGAGGATGCCTCGGCCGCGCCCGATGTCACCATCGTCAATGTCTCCAGCGCCGAATATCACGCGCGCTGGTTCGTGCGGATCGTCAAGGGCGAGAAGTGGGCTGAACAGGAGGAAATCCGGAAATGA
- the phnL gene encoding phosphonate C-P lyase system protein PhnL: MTAMIDITNAKKSFTMHLQGGIELPVVSGVSFHVEPGECVVLSGPSGAGKSSILKMIFGNYRCDGGRIGIRHQGSVIDLATAEPRQVLSVRRSTIGYVSQFLRAVPRVATIDVVAEPLIANGIARAEAREKAGALLRRLNIPERLWALPPSTFSGGEQQRVNIARGFISNLPILLLDEPTASLDAANRAVVVELVGQKKREGVAMVAIVHDDEIRHLIADRIVDVTSFAAAA; encoded by the coding sequence ATGACCGCGATGATCGACATCACCAACGCCAAGAAGAGTTTTACGATGCACCTGCAGGGCGGCATCGAGCTGCCGGTGGTGAGCGGCGTCTCTTTCCATGTCGAGCCGGGCGAATGTGTGGTGCTCTCGGGACCGTCAGGCGCCGGCAAATCCTCGATCCTGAAAATGATCTTCGGCAATTACCGCTGCGACGGCGGACGGATCGGGATTCGTCACCAGGGTTCGGTGATCGATCTCGCCACTGCCGAACCGCGGCAGGTACTCAGCGTGCGCCGCTCCACCATCGGCTATGTCAGTCAGTTCCTGCGCGCGGTGCCGCGGGTCGCGACCATCGACGTGGTGGCCGAGCCCTTGATCGCGAACGGGATCGCGCGCGCCGAGGCCCGGGAAAAGGCAGGCGCGCTGTTGCGCCGGCTCAATATTCCCGAGCGGCTGTGGGCGCTGCCTCCATCGACCTTTTCCGGTGGCGAACAGCAGCGCGTCAACATCGCCCGCGGTTTCATTTCGAATCTGCCGATCCTGCTGCTGGACGAGCCGACCGCTTCGCTGGACGCCGCCAATCGCGCCGTCGTGGTCGAGTTGGTCGGCCAGAAGAAGCGCGAGGGCGTGGCGATGGTCGCCATCGTTCATGACGACGAGATACGTCATCTGATCGCCGACCGGATTGTCGACGTGACATCGTTTGCCGCCGCGGCATGA
- the phnK gene encoding phosphonate C-P lyase system protein PhnK gives MVEPRTIAQDDQPLLVAEDLGKNYGRLIACRDVSFALYPGEVLAIVGESGSGKSTLLQLLSAQLTPSAGRVSYRMRDGVLRDLASLGEAERRFLFRTDWGYVHQDPAQGLRMAVSAGANVGERLMAVGWNHYGHIRETASSWLERVEIDTGRIDDAPKTYSGGMRQRLQIARNLVTEPRLVFMDEPTGGLDVSVQARLLDLMRNLVSELGLAAVVVTHDLAVARLLSHRVMVMKGGRVIETGLTDQVLDDPREPYTQLLVSSILPA, from the coding sequence ATGGTTGAGCCCCGGACCATCGCGCAGGACGACCAGCCGCTGCTGGTCGCGGAAGACCTCGGCAAGAACTATGGCCGGCTGATCGCCTGCCGCGACGTATCGTTTGCGCTCTATCCGGGCGAGGTGCTGGCGATTGTCGGCGAGTCCGGCTCGGGCAAATCGACGCTGTTGCAACTGCTGTCGGCGCAGCTCACGCCGAGCGCGGGGCGCGTAAGCTACCGGATGCGCGACGGCGTGCTGCGCGATCTCGCGAGCCTTGGCGAGGCCGAACGGCGTTTTCTGTTCCGGACCGATTGGGGCTATGTGCATCAGGATCCGGCCCAAGGCCTGCGAATGGCGGTTTCGGCCGGCGCCAATGTCGGCGAACGGCTGATGGCGGTGGGGTGGAATCATTACGGCCACATCCGCGAAACCGCGTCGTCCTGGCTGGAGCGGGTCGAGATCGACACCGGCCGCATCGACGACGCGCCGAAGACCTATTCCGGCGGCATGCGGCAGCGGTTGCAGATCGCGCGCAACCTCGTCACCGAACCGCGCCTGGTGTTCATGGACGAGCCGACCGGCGGACTGGATGTTTCGGTGCAGGCGCGGCTGCTCGACCTGATGCGCAACCTCGTCAGCGAACTAGGCCTTGCCGCCGTCGTCGTCACTCATGATCTCGCGGTGGCGCGGCTGCTGTCGCACCGCGTGATGGTGATGAAGGGCGGGCGGGTCATCGAGACCGGTCTGACCGATCAGGTCCTCGACGATCCCCGCGAGCCCTACACCCAGTTGCTCGTTTCCTCGATTTTGCCGGCGTGA
- the phnE gene encoding phosphonate ABC transporter, permease protein PhnE yields MSQLPKPDREKLRAKYPDVFDRPASSRLAMPAMIAGAFAIFVFGLVDLDFSPSKLFNGLHQLGWITLMMIPPDPGSSLPIYLSALGETLSIALLGTTLAAIMALPVSLLAARNIVPSNFIRFPVRRFLDSIRGVDTLIWALVWINVVGLGPFAGVLAIAVSDFGAFGKLFSEAIEAADQKQVEGVRASGGNALHEIRFGLMPQVLPVIAGQVLYFIESNTRSATIIGIVGAGGIGLQLAEQIRVLEWQKVSFLILMILVAVAAIDWISTRLRFAIIGRRAVA; encoded by the coding sequence ATGAGCCAGTTGCCGAAGCCGGACCGTGAAAAGTTGCGGGCAAAATACCCTGATGTCTTCGACCGGCCGGCTTCTTCCCGGCTGGCGATGCCGGCGATGATAGCAGGCGCTTTCGCCATCTTCGTATTCGGGCTGGTCGATCTGGATTTTTCGCCGTCGAAACTGTTCAATGGCCTGCACCAGCTCGGCTGGATCACGCTGATGATGATCCCGCCCGATCCCGGATCGTCGCTGCCGATCTATCTTTCCGCGCTGGGCGAAACCCTCTCGATTGCGCTGCTCGGGACGACGCTCGCCGCCATCATGGCGTTGCCGGTCAGCCTGCTGGCGGCGCGCAACATCGTGCCCTCCAATTTCATCCGCTTTCCGGTGCGCCGCTTTCTCGATTCAATTCGCGGCGTCGACACGCTGATCTGGGCGCTGGTCTGGATCAATGTCGTCGGGCTCGGTCCGTTCGCCGGCGTGCTGGCGATCGCGGTGTCGGATTTCGGCGCATTCGGCAAATTGTTTTCGGAAGCCATCGAGGCCGCCGACCAGAAGCAGGTCGAGGGCGTCAGGGCCTCCGGCGGCAACGCGTTGCACGAGATACGCTTCGGCCTGATGCCGCAGGTGCTGCCCGTGATCGCGGGGCAGGTGCTGTATTTCATCGAGTCGAACACCCGCTCGGCCACCATCATCGGCATCGTCGGCGCCGGCGGCATCGGCTTGCAGCTCGCCGAGCAGATCCGCGTGCTGGAATGGCAGAAGGTCTCGTTCCTGATCCTGATGATCCTGGTCGCGGTGGCCGCGATCGACTGGATTTCAACCCGGCTGCGCTTTGCCATCATCGGCCGGCGCGCGGTGGCGTAA
- a CDS encoding pyridoxamine 5'-phosphate oxidase family protein — protein MTVVATIEQLEAIYGFPNDASTVKVADRVTPAYRELMDKSPFAALATCGPEGLDCSPRGDLPGFVRVHDDKTLMMPDRRGNNRCDSLRNIVRDPRVALLFLIPGSGSTLRVNGRAYVSAEPQLLQSFKMDGKAPRTVIVMTVEEIYFQCARAIVRSDLWNPDKRVDPRTLPTPGQILAEMSDNTVGGEKYDREWPERARQTMW, from the coding sequence ATGACAGTAGTTGCGACCATCGAGCAGCTCGAGGCCATCTATGGCTTTCCCAACGATGCCTCGACCGTCAAGGTCGCCGATCGCGTCACGCCGGCCTATCGCGAACTGATGGACAAGTCGCCGTTCGCGGCGCTGGCGACCTGCGGGCCGGAAGGGCTCGATTGTTCGCCGCGCGGCGATCTGCCGGGCTTCGTTCGCGTTCACGACGACAAGACGCTGATGATGCCGGATCGCCGCGGCAACAACCGCTGCGATTCCCTGCGCAACATCGTACGCGATCCGCGCGTGGCGCTGCTGTTTCTGATTCCCGGTTCCGGCAGCACGCTGCGGGTCAACGGCCGCGCTTACGTATCGGCCGAGCCGCAACTGTTGCAGTCATTCAAGATGGACGGCAAGGCGCCGCGCACCGTCATCGTCATGACGGTGGAAGAAATCTATTTTCAATGTGCGCGCGCCATCGTGCGCTCCGATCTCTGGAATCCGGACAAGCGGGTCGATCCCAGGACCTTGCCGACGCCGGGGCAAATCCTGGCCGAGATGAGCGACAACACGGTCGGCGGCGAAAAATACGACCGCGAATGGCCGGAGCGGGCGCGGCAGACGATGTGGTGA
- the phnE gene encoding phosphonate ABC transporter, permease protein PhnE — protein sequence MTSAVSILPEQQLAALNDAYRAAVARKRLRVVLAAAAFFAALMVAAVGAEVNLRTLFTYFGNFASYFDRIFTLEDGTRVWTNVGEWFWGWRKWLWMLGETILISYVGTLMGAVLAFALNFFAAQNTSPGPWLRFAVRRLLEFARTVPGIVFALIFVIAFGLGPMAGVLAIAIHSTGALGKLFSEIVENADMKPVEGVRSTGASWLSCMRFAVLPQVSAGYASYALLRFEINVREASVMGFVGAGGIGQELVVAIRKFYYSDVSAILVTIIATVFIIDIGTGWLRARLFGRDARA from the coding sequence ATGACCTCAGCCGTATCGATCCTTCCAGAGCAGCAACTGGCTGCGCTCAACGACGCCTATCGCGCGGCGGTGGCTCGCAAGCGGCTGCGGGTAGTGCTGGCTGCGGCGGCGTTTTTCGCGGCGCTGATGGTCGCGGCCGTCGGCGCAGAGGTGAACCTGCGCACGCTGTTCACCTATTTCGGAAACTTCGCCAGCTATTTTGACCGCATCTTCACGCTGGAAGACGGCACGCGGGTGTGGACCAACGTCGGTGAGTGGTTCTGGGGCTGGCGCAAATGGCTCTGGATGCTCGGCGAGACCATCCTGATCAGCTACGTCGGCACCCTGATGGGCGCGGTTTTGGCCTTTGCGCTGAACTTCTTCGCCGCGCAAAACACCTCGCCGGGGCCGTGGCTGCGTTTTGCCGTGCGGCGCCTGCTGGAATTCGCCCGCACCGTTCCCGGCATCGTGTTCGCCCTGATCTTCGTCATCGCCTTCGGCCTCGGCCCGATGGCCGGCGTGCTGGCGATTGCGATCCACTCGACCGGTGCGCTTGGAAAACTGTTCTCCGAGATCGTCGAAAATGCGGACATGAAACCGGTCGAAGGCGTGCGCTCGACCGGCGCGAGCTGGTTGTCCTGCATGCGTTTTGCGGTGTTGCCGCAGGTGTCGGCGGGCTATGCCAGTTATGCGCTGCTGCGCTTCGAGATCAACGTTCGCGAGGCTTCGGTGATGGGTTTTGTCGGCGCCGGCGGCATCGGGCAGGAACTCGTGGTCGCGATTCGAAAGTTCTATTATTCCGACGTCAGCGCGATCCTGGTGACCATCATCGCCACGGTCTTCATCATTGATATCGGGACGGGCTGGCTGCGCGCCCGTCTGTTCGGCAGGGATGCCCGGGCATGA
- the phnG gene encoding phosphonate C-P lyase system protein PhnG — protein MMASSESSGNERAGQAQRKAAMAVLAHAETAEISARLGTIALPAHENLREAENGLVMVRGRVGGDGAAFNLGEATVSRAAVRLSTGEVGFGYTLGRDRQKAELIALCDAMVQSAEFAEIVEAKVVAPLRAALVAERNRKAAEAAATRVDFYTLVRGEG, from the coding sequence ATGATGGCAAGCAGCGAAAGTTCAGGAAACGAGCGCGCGGGTCAGGCGCAGCGCAAGGCCGCCATGGCGGTGCTGGCGCACGCTGAAACGGCCGAGATATCGGCCCGGCTCGGGACCATCGCGTTGCCGGCGCACGAGAATTTGCGCGAAGCCGAGAACGGCCTGGTGATGGTGCGCGGCCGCGTTGGCGGCGACGGCGCGGCGTTCAACCTTGGCGAAGCCACGGTGTCGCGCGCGGCGGTGCGGCTTTCAACCGGCGAGGTTGGTTTCGGTTACACGCTCGGCCGCGACCGGCAGAAGGCAGAGTTGATCGCGCTCTGCGATGCCATGGTGCAGTCGGCAGAATTCGCAGAAATCGTGGAAGCAAAGGTGGTCGCGCCGCTGCGCGCGGCGTTGGTCGCGGAACGGAACCGCAAGGCCGCCGAGGCCGCGGCGACGCGGGTCGATTTCTACACGCTGGTGCGCGGGGAGGGCTGA
- the phnF gene encoding phosphonate metabolism transcriptional regulator PhnF, with protein MSMQDTASGVALWRQVADGIERGIADGRFAAGEKLPGEMEIAETYRVNRHTVRRALATLAERGLVRAERGSGTYVEAQRLAYPLRSRTRFSEIVGAGGQEPRGQLIDASEDVATRELARELGLKTGAPLIRIESVRSADRTPICVSTTWLSAERFPDAGRVFANLRSMTKLLAHYGIRDFNRASTRITAAIADATDAARLDLALGRPVLVVDSTDVDTSGKPLVTKRSRFAAERVEFLVESS; from the coding sequence ATGAGCATGCAGGACACCGCCTCCGGCGTGGCCCTGTGGCGGCAGGTCGCCGACGGCATCGAGCGCGGCATCGCCGACGGCCGCTTTGCCGCGGGCGAAAAGCTGCCGGGCGAGATGGAGATCGCCGAAACCTACCGCGTCAACCGCCACACCGTGCGCCGCGCGCTCGCAACGCTCGCCGAACGCGGGCTGGTTCGGGCCGAACGTGGCAGCGGTACGTATGTCGAGGCCCAACGCCTCGCCTATCCGCTGCGCTCACGGACGCGGTTTTCCGAGATCGTCGGCGCCGGCGGACAGGAACCGCGCGGCCAGTTGATCGACGCCTCCGAGGACGTCGCGACGCGGGAACTCGCGCGCGAACTCGGCTTGAAGACCGGCGCGCCGCTGATCCGGATCGAATCCGTTCGATCCGCCGACCGCACGCCGATCTGCGTCAGCACCACCTGGCTTTCCGCCGAACGTTTCCCCGACGCAGGAAGGGTCTTCGCCAACCTGCGCTCGATGACCAAGCTGCTTGCGCATTATGGGATCCGTGACTTCAACCGCGCATCGACCAGGATCACCGCGGCCATCGCGGATGCAACCGACGCCGCAAGGCTGGACCTCGCGCTCGGGCGTCCGGTGTTGGTAGTCGACAGCACCGACGTCGATACCAGCGGCAAGCCGCTGGTGACCAAGCGCTCGCGCTTCGCCGCCGAACGTGTCGAGTTCCTGGTGGAGAGCAGTTGA
- the phnD gene encoding phosphonate ABC transporter substrate-binding protein, with the protein MINRRIVLAGAAVLAFTASASAQDWKGKYPELTFAVVPAENASGVTERWTPFVAYLSKELGVKVTLRIANDYAAVIEGQRAGNIQIASYGSASFARARLTGVKTDAFANDINADGSTGYYSMFFVKASSPYKNLDQLKGKNLGLVDPNSTSGNNVPRFELDKMGISDADTYFGKVVFTGSHENAMLALSQGTVDVAANQWTSDDDSTLAQMLTKGMLKNADGSAMKKEDFRIIHKSAPIINGPYAYNSDLPDDLKTAIAKAFTEAPTKDKAAFERLSDGQKKGFHPATTKDWDGTVELIKFVDNLRKKKAS; encoded by the coding sequence ATGATCAATCGTCGCATCGTTTTGGCCGGCGCAGCCGTGCTGGCGTTTACGGCTTCGGCTTCAGCGCAGGACTGGAAAGGCAAATATCCGGAGCTGACGTTTGCCGTCGTGCCGGCCGAAAACGCCTCCGGCGTAACCGAGCGCTGGACGCCGTTCGTCGCCTATCTGTCGAAGGAGCTCGGCGTGAAGGTCACGCTGCGCATCGCCAACGACTATGCCGCCGTGATCGAAGGCCAGCGCGCCGGCAACATCCAGATCGCAAGCTACGGCTCGGCTTCGTTCGCGCGTGCCCGCTTGACTGGCGTCAAGACCGATGCCTTCGCTAACGACATCAACGCCGACGGCTCGACCGGTTACTACTCGATGTTCTTCGTCAAGGCCTCGAGCCCCTACAAGAACCTCGACCAATTGAAGGGCAAGAACCTCGGCCTGGTCGACCCGAACTCGACCTCGGGCAACAACGTCCCGCGCTTCGAACTCGACAAGATGGGCATCTCCGATGCCGATACCTATTTCGGCAAGGTGGTCTTCACCGGCAGCCACGAGAACGCGATGCTGGCGCTGTCGCAGGGTACTGTCGATGTCGCCGCCAACCAGTGGACCAGCGACGATGATTCCACACTGGCGCAGATGCTGACCAAGGGCATGCTGAAGAACGCCGACGGCTCGGCGATGAAGAAGGAAGATTTCCGGATCATCCACAAGTCGGCCCCGATCATCAACGGACCCTATGCCTACAATTCGGATTTGCCGGACGACCTGAAGACCGCGATCGCCAAGGCCTTTACCGAAGCGCCGACTAAGGACAAGGCGGCGTTCGAGCGACTGTCGGACGGCCAGAAGAAGGGCTTTCATCCCGCCACCACCAAGGATTGGGATGGCACCGTCGAGCTGATCAAGTTCGTGGACAATCTGCGTAAGAAGAAAGCGTCCTGA
- a CDS encoding carbon-phosphorus lyase complex subunit PhnI, producing MYVAVKGGERAIENAHRLLAHERRGDRDVPELSLDQISEQLSLGVDRVMTEGSLYDRELAALAIKQARGDMIEAIFLVRAFRATLPRFGSTEPVDTGAMQVRRRISSTFKDIPGGQILGPTFDYTHRLLDPQLADGFAPEAPAMGEASLAATPRVTDILGRDGLIEPSPAADADVPVGDLTREPLSFPADRDLRLQNLARADEGFLLALGYSSQRGYGRNHPFAGEIRFGEVEVEFMAEDAGFAVPLGSIAMTECQMVNQFKGSATEAPCFTRGYGLAFGQSERKTMSMALVDRSLRARELGEELIAPAQDEEFVMSHSDNVQATGFVEHLKLPHYVDFQSELGLLRKLRKEFAEANQAPPMQEAAE from the coding sequence ATGTATGTAGCCGTCAAGGGCGGCGAGCGCGCCATCGAAAACGCCCATCGCCTGCTGGCGCATGAGCGGCGTGGCGACCGCGACGTTCCCGAACTGTCATTGGACCAGATCTCCGAACAGCTTTCGCTCGGCGTCGACCGCGTCATGACCGAAGGCTCGCTGTATGACCGCGAACTCGCGGCACTGGCGATCAAGCAGGCGCGCGGCGACATGATCGAGGCCATCTTTCTGGTGCGCGCCTTCCGCGCGACCCTGCCGCGCTTTGGTTCGACTGAGCCGGTCGATACCGGCGCGATGCAGGTGCGGCGTCGGATTTCCTCGACCTTCAAGGATATTCCCGGCGGTCAAATCCTCGGCCCGACCTTCGATTACACCCATCGCCTGCTGGATCCGCAACTCGCGGACGGGTTCGCGCCCGAAGCACCGGCGATGGGCGAAGCGTCCTTGGCTGCGACGCCGCGCGTGACCGACATTCTCGGTCGCGACGGCCTGATCGAGCCGTCGCCTGCGGCGGACGCCGATGTGCCGGTCGGCGATCTCACCCGGGAGCCGCTCAGCTTTCCGGCCGATCGCGATCTGCGTCTGCAAAACCTGGCGCGGGCCGACGAGGGCTTTCTGCTGGCGCTCGGTTACTCCTCGCAGCGTGGCTATGGCCGCAACCATCCGTTCGCGGGCGAAATCCGCTTCGGCGAAGTCGAGGTCGAGTTCATGGCCGAGGATGCCGGCTTTGCCGTGCCACTCGGTTCGATCGCGATGACCGAGTGCCAGATGGTCAACCAGTTCAAGGGCTCTGCCACCGAAGCGCCGTGCTTCACGCGCGGTTATGGTCTCGCCTTCGGGCAGAGCGAGCGTAAGACCATGTCGATGGCGCTGGTGGACCGCTCCCTGCGCGCCCGCGAACTCGGCGAGGAGTTGATCGCGCCGGCCCAGGACGAGGAGTTCGTGATGTCGCACTCCGACAACGTGCAGGCGACCGGCTTCGTCGAACATCTCAAGCTGCCGCATTACGTCGATTTCCAGTCCGAGCTCGGCCTGCTGCGCAAACTGCGCAAGGAATTCGCCGAGGCGAACCAGGCTCCGCCGATGCAGGAGGCCGCGGAATGA
- a CDS encoding alpha-D-ribose 1-methylphosphonate 5-triphosphate diphosphatase — MTSTETIVGNARVVLADRVIARGWVAMSDGRIAEFGEGDAPEGSEDAGGDLIMPGLIELHTDHLEMHYVPRPKVFWDPIAAVVSYDGQLATSGITTVLDSLRVWREDGAEEVDGRAGILAEAITTARDGNLLRADHFLHLRCEIPMPSVVEEAMELIDRPDIRLMSLMDHTPGQRQFRDEGKLRDYYRGKGAGMTDAELDALFEKRFAYQKTYAATNMREIVALAHKYEIPLASHDDTTEENVADAIQDRVSVAEFPTTMEAARGLHQAGIGILMGAPNVVRGGSHSGNIAAVDLAREGLLDILSSDYIPSSLLMAALQLPRRVPAIDLASAVRTVTKTPAEAVGLADRGEIAAGKRADLIRVHIARDIPVVRSVWREGQRVA, encoded by the coding sequence ATGACCTCGACGGAAACCATTGTTGGCAACGCCCGCGTCGTGCTGGCCGATCGCGTGATCGCGCGCGGCTGGGTCGCCATGTCAGATGGCCGCATCGCCGAATTCGGCGAGGGCGATGCGCCCGAAGGCAGCGAGGATGCCGGTGGCGACCTGATCATGCCCGGCCTGATCGAGCTGCACACCGACCATCTTGAAATGCACTACGTACCGCGCCCAAAGGTGTTCTGGGATCCGATCGCCGCGGTGGTCTCCTATGACGGCCAGTTGGCGACATCGGGCATCACCACCGTGCTGGATTCGCTGCGGGTCTGGCGCGAGGACGGCGCCGAGGAGGTTGACGGCAGGGCAGGCATTCTGGCGGAAGCGATCACCACGGCGCGCGACGGCAATTTGTTGCGCGCCGATCATTTCCTGCACCTGCGCTGCGAGATTCCGATGCCCAGCGTGGTCGAGGAGGCCATGGAGCTGATCGACCGCCCGGACATCCGGCTGATGTCGTTGATGGACCACACGCCGGGACAACGCCAGTTCCGTGACGAAGGCAAACTGCGCGATTATTACCGCGGCAAGGGCGCCGGGATGACCGATGCCGAACTCGACGCACTGTTCGAAAAGCGCTTCGCCTACCAGAAGACCTACGCCGCGACCAACATGCGCGAGATCGTGGCGCTGGCCCACAAATACGAGATCCCGCTCGCCAGCCACGACGATACCACGGAGGAAAACGTCGCCGACGCCATTCAGGACCGTGTTTCGGTGGCGGAGTTTCCGACCACGATGGAGGCCGCGCGCGGCCTGCACCAGGCTGGGATCGGCATTCTGATGGGCGCGCCGAACGTCGTGCGCGGCGGCTCGCATTCCGGTAATATCGCCGCGGTCGATCTCGCCCGCGAGGGACTGTTGGACATCCTGTCATCCGACTACATCCCGTCGAGCCTCCTGATGGCCGCGCTGCAATTGCCGCGGCGCGTTCCGGCGATCGATCTTGCGTCCGCCGTCCGCACCGTCACCAAGACGCCGGCCGAAGCGGTGGGGTTAGCCGATCGCGGCGAGATCGCTGCCGGCAAGCGCGCCGACTTGATCCGCGTGCATATCGCGCGCGATATTCCAGTGGTGCGCAGCGTCTGGCGGGAAGGGCAGCGGGTCGCATGA
- the phnH gene encoding phosphonate C-P lyase system protein PhnH, with the protein MTTVAELPAGFVDKVLSAQSTFRSVMDAMARPGSVQRIAATAGTPAAMMRGSAAIALTLFDHDTPIWLDRAMSATSDVSKWLKFHTSAPVIADSSIASFALIGNPEDLPPLDRFAFGSNEYPDRSTTLILQVESLSQGALFELRGPGIDGTTTLQAQIRPHDLFKRLAVNSALFPRGIDVVLVHDDAIVAIPRTTRLVAKGD; encoded by the coding sequence ATGACCACGGTTGCCGAACTGCCCGCCGGATTTGTCGACAAGGTGTTGTCGGCGCAATCGACCTTCCGCTCGGTCATGGATGCGATGGCGCGCCCCGGCAGCGTCCAGCGCATCGCCGCCACCGCCGGCACGCCGGCTGCGATGATGCGCGGTTCTGCTGCGATCGCGCTGACGCTGTTCGACCATGACACGCCGATCTGGCTGGATCGCGCGATGTCGGCGACTTCAGATGTGTCTAAATGGCTCAAGTTCCACACCAGCGCACCGGTCATTGCGGATTCGTCGATCGCCAGCTTCGCGCTGATCGGCAATCCCGAAGATCTGCCGCCGCTCGATCGCTTCGCGTTCGGCAGCAACGAATATCCGGACCGTTCCACGACGCTGATCCTGCAGGTCGAGAGCCTGTCGCAGGGCGCCCTCTTCGAATTGCGCGGCCCCGGCATCGACGGCACCACAACCCTGCAGGCGCAGATCCGGCCGCATGACCTGTTCAAGCGGCTCGCCGTCAATTCAGCGCTGTTCCCGCGCGGCATCGACGTCGTGCTGGTTCATGACGACGCCATTGTTGCGATACCGCGCACGACGCGGCTGGTCGCCAAAGGCGATTGA
- a CDS encoding alpha-D-ribose 1-methylphosphonate 5-phosphate C-P-lyase PhnJ, which yields MNAPAYNFAYLDEQTKRMIRRAILKAIAIPGYQVPFASREMPMPYGWGTGGVQVTAAILGPDDVLKVIDQGSDDTTNAISIRKFFGKTAGVATTTATADATVIQTRHRIPEAPLHGGQVLVYQVPIPEPLRFLEPRETETRRMHALGEYGLMHVKLYEDIARFGHIATAYAYPVKVNARYVMDPSPTPKFDNPKMDNCPALQLFGAGREKRIYAIPPHTHVVSLDFEDHPFTRYRFDAPCALCGAGDSYLDEIVTDDKGSRMFVCSDTDYCESRQSTGHRGSESAAPHKERAHG from the coding sequence ATGAACGCTCCGGCTTACAATTTCGCCTATCTCGACGAGCAGACCAAGCGAATGATCCGCCGCGCGATCCTCAAAGCGATCGCGATCCCCGGCTATCAGGTGCCGTTCGCCAGCCGCGAGATGCCGATGCCCTATGGCTGGGGCACCGGCGGCGTACAGGTAACGGCCGCGATCCTCGGACCTGACGACGTGCTGAAGGTGATCGACCAGGGCTCGGACGACACCACCAACGCGATTTCGATCCGGAAATTCTTCGGCAAGACCGCCGGCGTCGCCACTACCACCGCGACCGCGGATGCCACCGTGATCCAGACCCGGCACCGGATTCCCGAGGCGCCGCTGCATGGCGGCCAGGTGCTGGTCTATCAGGTGCCGATCCCGGAACCGCTGCGCTTCCTGGAGCCGCGCGAGACCGAGACGCGGCGCATGCATGCGCTCGGCGAATACGGCCTGATGCATGTCAAGCTGTACGAGGATATCGCGCGCTTCGGCCATATCGCGACCGCCTACGCCTATCCGGTGAAGGTGAATGCGCGCTACGTGATGGATCCGTCGCCGACACCGAAGTTCGACAATCCGAAGATGGACAATTGTCCGGCGCTGCAATTGTTCGGCGCCGGCCGCGAGAAGCGGATCTATGCGATCCCGCCGCACACGCACGTCGTGTCGCTCGACTTCGAGGATCACCCGTTCACGCGCTACCGGTTCGACGCGCCCTGCGCGCTGTGCGGGGCCGGCGATTCCTATCTCGACGAGATCGTCACCGACGACAAGGGTAGCCGGATGTTCGTCTGCTCCGACACCGATTATTGCGAGTCCCGCCAGTCGACCGGCCATCGCGGCAGCGAAAGCGCGGCGCCGCACAAGGAGAGGGCGCATGGTTGA